The window ATACTGTTATTTTTCATTGTACTTCTTTTATTTTAAATCTTTTCTTAACCTTTAAGTTATTTTCTTAATGATTCATTTTTTGATAAACGTAAAGGCGCAAAGTTTTTCATCTTATGTTTTTTAGGCGCAAGAAAATCAAAGATTTTCAGCAAGGGTCTGAATTTTATTTTGTATTTTTATATGCATTATTCAATTTTATCGGAGATAAAATCTTTGCGTCTTAACACGTGCTCCAATTATATTCTTCTTACCTCTTTGCGTTTTCCAACAATTATTATTTTAATCTTATCGAGACTGCATTTTTGTGTGCAAACAGTCCTTCTGCTTCTGCCATGAGTTCTATTGTTTTTCCTAAATTCTGAAGTCCTTCTTTTGAAAGGTGCTGGAATGTTATTTTTTTCACGAAACTATCCAGTGAGACTCCACTATAGTTCTTTGCATAAGCGTTAGTAGGAAGAGTGTGATTCGTTCCGCTGGCATAATCTCCTGCGCTCTCACAAGAATAGTTTCCAAGGAAAACAGAGCCTGCATTCTGAACCATAGGGATATATTTTTCAAAATCATTAATTGCCAGAATAAGGTGTTCCGGAGCATAAAGATTGCTAAACTCAAGGGCTTCTTCCAACGAATTCGCTAAAATAAAAGAGCTGTTTTCCAAAGCCTGAGCTGCAAATTCATTTCTTGGTAAGTCTCTGATCTGCTTATCAACAGCCTCTATTGTTTCTTCAAATACTTTAAGGTCTGTCGTAATAAAAACAACCTGACTATCACTCCCGTGCTCTGCCTGTGAAAGAAGATCTGCAGCACAAAATTCAGGAACAGCCTGCTCATCAGCTATGACAAGAACTTCACTTGGTCCGGCTGGCATATCAATAGCTATTCCATAACGCTGAGCATATTCTTTGGCAGCTACTACAAACTGATTTCCCGGTCCAAAAATTTTATAAACAGCGGGAATGCTTTCTGTTCCGAAAGTCATAGCAGCAACAGCCTGTGCTCCACCTGTTTTAAAGATTTCCGAAACGCCACAAAGTTTTGCTGCATAAAGAATTGCTGGGTTGACATTTCCATTTTTATCCGGTGGCGTGCAAAGGACTATTTCTTTACATCCGGCCAGATTCGCTGGAACCGCAAGCATCAGCACTGTAGAAAATAAAGGAGCAGTTCCTCCCGGAATATAAATTCCAACTTTTTCTACAGCGCGATTTTCGCGCCAGCAAACCACTCCTTTCGTAGTCTCAATTTTCTGGATTTCCTGTTTTTGAGAAGCGTGAAATGTTGAAATATTCTCTTTCGCCTGTTTAATGGCTTGTTTCAGTTCATCATTAATCTGCTTTTCTGCCTCCTGAATTTCAGCATCAGAAACTTTTATTTTTTGGGTATCTGCTTTGTCAAATTTTCTATTGAATTCTATTAAAGCTTTATCTCCGTTTTTATCAACTTCTGTAAATATTTCTGCGATCAGGCCTGAAATTTCTTTCTGTTCCAAAACAGGACGCTTTACCAAATCTTTCCATGTACTCTGTGTGGGATATCTGTATATTTTCATTGTATTATTTTAATATTTTTTGAACCATTAAGCTATATGTCCCAATTTTTTTTGAACGCAAAGGCGCAAAGTTTTTAATTCATATATCTTTTTTAAGGCGCAAGAAAATCTAAGATTTTCAGCAAGTATGTGAATATTTATACGGTATTCAATTTTATCGCAGATAAAATCTTTGTGCCTTACAACAGTCTTAATTTTTATTTTTTTGCGTCTTCGTGTTAACCAACATTCACCATTATCATTTTTTAAATAACCATTTTATCAATTGGAATAATTAAAATATCCTGAGCACCATTTTCTTTCAGTTCGTCAATGACTTCCCAGAAGCGCTCTTCATCAATAACAGAATGAATACTGCTCCAGCCTTCTTCTGCCAATGGGATGACTGTAGGACTCTTCAATACCGGAAGAACTTCAGCTACTTTCTGAATTTTTTCATTGGGGACATTCATCAGAATATATTTTGAATTTTTTGCTTTTAAAACAGCTTTAATTCTGAATACGAATTTTTCAAGAATGACTTCTTTTTCAGCCGATAATTGGGGAGTTTGAGCCAAAACAGCTTCCGATTTCAGCAAAGTGACCGTTTCTCTTAATCCGTTTTTGAATAATGTGCTTCCGGAACTTACAATATCACAGATTCCATCTGCAAGGCCAATATTAGGAGCAATTTCTACAGAACCTGAAATAACGTGAATATCTGATACAATTCCTTTTTTTTCTAAAAAGCTTTTGAGCGTATTAGGATAAGAGGTAGCAATTTTTTTACCTTGAAAATAGGAGATTTCGTCGGTTTCTACTTCTTTGGGAACAGCCAGTGAAACACGGCATTTTGAGAAACCAAGTTTCTGGATGGTGGTGATATTTTTACCTTTTTCAATCAGGAGATTTTCGCCAAGAATAGCAACATCCACTACTCCGTCTTCCAGGTATTGCGGAATATCTGAGTTCCGAAGGTACATGATTTCCATCGGAAAGTTATCTACTGAAACTTTGAGTTGGTCTTTACCATTGTTGACAAAGATTCCGCAGTCTTTGAGAAGCTGTAGAGATTCTTCGTAAAGCCGGCCGCTTTTTTGGATTGCAATTTTTAATTTACTCATTTTGCCTTTTTTGGGTCCGAGCAAATAAAAACTGATTTATTGAAATTTCTGAGAAGAATTCAGGAAACAAAAAAACCGCCTATTTACTCAGACGGTTTTAATTATTTTTGATTTTAGCACATACTTATATCAATCAATTCCGCCTAACAGAGATGATGATAGTAATGATGTAATGCTAAAAATATTGGTTTCATTGTATTGAATTATGATGCAAATGTAGGATTTATTTTTAAAATGCAAAGTTTTTTCAGATAATTTTTTGATAAAAATTCATCAGCTCCTCAGCAATTGGCTCGTCATTAAACTTCTGAACAAACTCAAAACCCTTTTCCTCACGGCGTTTTCTCTCGGATTCATTTTCCCAGAGAAATTTTAGTTTGGCCCGGATATCAAGATCATTGTCAGGATTCACATACATAGAGTCTTTTCCTCCGGCTTCCGGCAGACAACTTGTATTGCTGGTAACGACAACCGTTTTGGAAAAAAGTGCTTCAATGACAGGAATTCCAAAGCCTTCAAAGAAACTCGGATAAACAAAAATATCTGCCAGTTTATAAAGACAGGCCAGCTCATCCATAGAAACTCCTTCGAGGAAGAGCACCTGCTTTTCCATTTTGTTTTTTTTCAGGAAACGTTCTATTTTTTGGTAATACTTAGTCTTCCTTCCCACTACTACAAGAGGAATTTCTGTACCGCTGAGTGCTTTTACAACATTCAAAAGGTTTTTGCGGTCTTCAATAGTACCAACGTTAAGTACAAATCTTTCGGGAAGTTTAAACTTCTCTTTTACAGCCATCATCAGTTGCGGTGGCTGCTGTTCTTTAAAAGCATGATGACATCCCTGATAAATAACTTCAATCTTAGCCTCAGGAATTTTTAAATATTGAATAATATCTCTTTTGGTCTGTTCTGAAATAGCAATAATTTTATCAGCCGTATCAGCGGCTTTTTTAAATTTCCAAAAATGGATTTTCCTGTCAAAAAAAGAATAATACTGCGGATATCTTACAAAGATCAGATCATGGATAGTAACAACCTTTTTAATAGGTTTGGGATCCCATTTTAAGGGAAGTTCACCGGATAATCCATGGAAAATATCAGCTCCCTGTTTTTGGGCATCTTTACCCATTTTCAGCTGGCGTGACAGATTTCCTTTTGAGGTTTCAATAAAGTGAACATTTGGGCGTTCCAGAATATCTTTTCCTCTCTCCGATTTGTTTTTGTTGAGTAACAGATATTCGTTCTCCGGTTCATATTCGGAAAGAATTCTTACGAGATCTCTCGAGTAGTTTCCCAGACCGGAGGTATTGTGGAAAAACCGTTTTGCATCAAAGGCAATCTTCATCGTTGTATCTGTTTTTGGAATTCCTGAAATGTACCGAATGTATGTCCTTTTTGTTTCAGCCATCCAACAAATGAATCAAATCTTTCTACCATATCTTTTCCTGAGTTTTTTACCGTAAATCCAGGAAGCTTAAAGGCTTCATCTTTGATTTCTGCAAATTCCCATGGATGGAAATAAATGTTCAGATATTTGTCTTTTTTCAAACTATCCGAAGCCAGTTTTTTGTAGAAAAACAAAGGAAAATTGTGAAAACTTAACCAAAACAAAGGGATTCTGAAATTGGGTGAAACCGAAGCCGGGACCTGAGTCACATTTCCTTCTTTGAAATAAGTTCTGGACACTTTTAAATTATTATATCTTCCCGGCAAAAACGTAGGATTGATGGAGGAATTGTAAGAATATCCTGCTTTTTCCACTTCTTTTTCGTTCACAGGCATCATTCTCGGCATTCTTAATCCGGTAACCTTTGTAGAAAATAATTCTTCCAGTCTTTCTCTTGATTCCTTCAGGTGTTTGTTTTCAAATTCTGAATGAAACCACGTATGAGAAGCCAGTTCATGACCTTCATTTAATAACCTTTCGATAAGGTGTCTGCTGTTTTCTGCAAAAACTACCGTGGAAAAGAAAGTAGCTTTGGCATTGTATTTTTTAAGGATATCAAGTATTCTCTCTAATCCTGTCTGTGAAATTGAAATCTGCTTTTCAAAGGGAATTTCACCCTTATATTCTAATGGCATATCAAATTCTTCAATATCAAAACTCAATAAAACCATTCTAAAAATTTTTGTTTTTAATAATATAATTAGGTCTGTCTTTCACCTGTTTGAATATTTTACCTAAATAAATTCCCATAATTCCTAAGATAATAAGCTGAAGTCCACCAAAGAAAACAATAGTCATAATCAAGGATGCCCAACCTGATATTTCAGTTCCGGCAATAAAGGAATGAATCACATACGTTCCATATCCGATCACAGAAAGTGCCGAGAATAAAAATCCAAGGTATGCTGCCAGATAAAGAGGTTTCACACTGAAAGCAGTGATTCCTGTAAAGGCAAAAGTGAACATTTTCTTAAGATTGTAACTGCTTCTTCCTGAAAGTCTTTCTGCGGCGGTAAAGTCAATTCCTATCTGTTTAAACCCCATCCAGCTTGTCAGTCCTCTAAGGAATAAGTCATCTTCATTAAAGTTTCTCATTACATCCACTGCCCTTGCATCCAGTAATCTGAAATCTGAGCCGCCTCCTTTCGTCAAATTGACGTCTGACAAACTTGATAAAAGCTTGTAAAATAAATCTGATGTTTTTCTTTTAAAGAAAGATATTTCCTTTGGATAAGTCCTGAAAGTAAAAACCACATCATAGCCTTCCTCCCATTTCTGAATCATTTCCGGAATAAGCTCCGGTGGATGCTGAAGATCTCCATCCATCGAAATAACTGCATTTCCCTGAGCGTTATCCATTCCTGCTTTTACGGCTGGCTGATGGCCAAAGTTCCTCGAAAACTCAATGAATTTTACTTCATCATATTGACTGGAAAGGTCTTCTAGTTTTTGCTGGGTATTGTCTCTGCTACCGTCATTTACAAATATGATTTCAAAGTCATAGCTGCTTAAACCATCGAAAACTTCTTTAATTTTCTGATGGATCATAGCAACGTTTCCTTCTTCGTTATAGGCGGGAATTACAATTGAAATTTTCTTCATATTTATTAATTCAGGCTGTAATTTTTCTCAAAATCTTTAGTCAGGAGCTCATAAGTCACTCTCAACCAGATCACAATACAAGGTACAGCTTTTAATGAATATTTGATGATATAGTTTTCTTTTACAAATTTCGGGAATAGATCTGAAGTCGAAAAACAAGTGAAAATAATGACAAAAACAAGCAATCCTATTATAAGCGGTGTTCTTTCTTTCTGAAGGAAAAACCAGATCAGGACTCCTACAACTGCAATAATATAAGTTGGAGATTCTGAACTGGAGCTGAACAATACCAAAAACAGTAATGTTGAAGCCAGAATCATCAATTGGAAAGCATAGTGCTTATACTGCTTAATTCTGATATAAGGTAAGGCAAAAAGTGGTAATCCACCCGCTAAAAACACGAGATTGGAAATGGATGCATCTCCTAAGACTCTTCTTACAAAGCCCATCAGCGAGATATCCTGCATATTTCCTAATACCTGATTTTCATTATTCTTCTCTACGATAGACTGAAACCAGTCTGAATAACACTGAATCACAAACTGCGGACTTGAATATGCCATTGGAAGGACGAAAAACAATACTGCAATCGCTACTCCGGAAAGAATAAATTTAGTTTTGTTTTTAATGAAGAAAAATTGTGTCAATCCTACAATTCCGTAAATTTTCACAAATATTCCTATTAAAATGGCAGTTACAGATTTTACTTCTTTTCTTTCGTAAATGTATACTGCGGATAACAGCAAAAGGCCTGTCAGCGCTACATTGAACTGTAAACTTAAAGCCGCTGTAATGTATTCCTGAAGACAAAGCAGTCCGAAAATTGCTTTTTTACTGTCTGAAAACGGCAGTTTATAAATACCATAGATGAAGATAAAAGTATTGGCAATATTCCAAAGTGAGATTCCAAGCCAATCCGGCATCATGGCAAATGGTGCAATCAATGCACTGAAAAATACGCCATAATGATTTAAATCAAAATAAAGATCGGGATAATGGATAAATAAATTTTTCTGATGAATCGTATTAAAGAATACATTTTTAAAAATCAGGTAATTATTAATCGCATAATCTCCTCTCAGGAATTTGGAAATTGCTGTAACAACCGATATAATAAGATAAACCCCAAATATATATTTAGGGTTTAATAGTATTTTAAGGAATTTTTCTTTCAAGATTGTGGTATTAGCTTACAATATTAATCCTAAACAGCTACATTATTATCTCTCAATGCGTCATTCAGAGATGTCTTCTTATCTGTAGATTCCTTTCTCTGACCAATGATCAGTGCACATGGTACCTGATATTCTCCAGCCGGATATTGTTTTGTATAGCTTCCTGGGATTACAACAGAACGTGCAGGAACTCTTCCTTTGATTTCGATAGGTGTATCTCCTGTAACGTCGATAATTTTTGTAGAAGCTGTCAATACTACATTTGCACCCAATACTGCTTCTTTTTCTACGTGAACACCTTCCACAACAATACATCTTGAACCGATAAAGCAGTCATCTTCAATGATTACCGGAGCAGCCTGTAACGGCTCCAATACCCCACCGATACCCACACCACCACTCAGGTGAACGTTTTTACCGATCTGTGCACAGCTTCCTACTGTAGCCCAAGTATCTACCATTGTTCCCGAATCTACGTAAGCACCAATGTTTACATAAGATGGCATTAAAATAACACCAGGAGCAATGTAAGCACCTTCTCTCGCCACTGCATGTGGTACAACTCTCACCCCTTTTTCAGCATAGTTTCTCTTCAAAGGCATTTTATCATGAAATTCAAACGGGCCTACTTCAATAGTTTCCATTTTCTGGATTGGAAAATACATTACTACAGCTTTTTTCACCCATTCATTTACCTGCCATCCGTTTTCTGTAGGCTCTGCAGTACGAAGTTCACCTTTATCAACTAAAGAAATAACCTCTCTGATCGCCTTTTGGCTGTCTTCATTCTGCAATAATTCTCTATTATCCCAAATGTTTTCAATAGTTTGTTGTAACGACATGTTTCTTATTTAAATTAGTTTGAAAAATTATACCGGCCAAAGATACAAAAAAGTTCAGCAAAACGGTTTTTAACATTATGCTTTTAATAAAGGCTCAGCATACGATTCACCCTCTTTTTATAAGTCAGATAGATTTCTCCGTGCTCTTTTATGAGATACTCTTCTTCAAGCCTGATCTGAATCTGCATCAAAACATTTCCCATCAGTAGAAAAGAAAAAGCAATGACAGTAGGAAAAACAAGAAAAAACCCGACAAGGCTGATGGTCATTCCCAAAAATATAGGATTTCTTGAAATCCTGAATAATCCATGAGTAACCAATTCTGTTTTTGTTGTACTGTCAATTCCGATCCTCCAGGAATTTTTCATTTGCAGTTGAGCCAGAATAACCCAAATCAAAGCAACAATCATTAAAACAAATCCTATATAATGAAAAAAGTCATATTCCAGTATATTGATTTTAAATGCATCGTACATATATTCCGGAAAAAATAAAAGAAGTATTGTATACATAAACAAAGCAAACAAAATCAGCTTAAAATAAAACCCTACCAGACCGTATGCAGAATCATCTTTAGGAAGGACATTCGGGCTTTTACCAATCTGTCCGGCTACTTTATAGCTTATTCCCACAAAGGAAACCAAAAAGAAGATCATAAAGTACGAAGGGATAAAGAATCTGATGAAATCTGCCATATGATAATAGTTTTTTGACAAATTTGCTGCATTTTGTGATGCAATTCTATTGCAATGATGAATGGTAGAAAGATTACAAACGGAAACGTAAAAATTCCCCTCCTCCGGAGGGGTTGCAAAAATTTGAAGAATTTTTGACGGGGTGATTAAAGAAGAAGATTATGTAAGTTTTGGCTAAAGCCAATTGATTGATTGATTAATTGATTGATTGATTGATTGATTGATTGATTGCCATTTTATTGAACGGACTAAAGCCCGTTCCTATTGAATATTTCATACATTATTACCTCGCAGATTGAGGAGATTACGCAGAATTTTAAATCCATTTAATCCAAAATAATAAATTCCATCGTTTTTGCAATATGCTTTTCCTGAATAATTCCCTGTGAATATGGAATATTGTGACCGGTATTGTATTTTGTCAAATATGCTTCATTAATTTCCTCAGTAAGGTCATTGATATCTTGTGGAATCAGAGCTTTTATGGGATAAATCGTTTCACCACATTGGATCTCTCCGTCTGGATTTTCTAAAAATGTATTGTACCAGCCTCTTTCGGCGAGTCCCCATGATCTTGCAAATACTCTATCCTGGACAACAACCATCCAGATTTCCAGAAACTCAGATCTCTTCTGTCCTGCTTTTATTCCGATAATAGTATTCGTTTTGATGTAGTATAATGTATTTTCTTTATTCATTCTATAAGTTTTGGGTAAAACTAGAATAAGAAAACAGAAATAAAAACTTTTTTATGCGCTGGGTAAGAAATAGAATGTGGATGACTCTCTTTCTGATGTGGATGAGTTTTAAAGCATCATTTTATTGAGAGCGGAATTGAGACAGTCTTTATAGCTTTTGGCCACGGTAATCTTTAATTCGCCGCATATAAGATGATTGTCTTCAAAAGACTCTATATTGGTAAGATTGACAATATATGAATTATGAACCCTCATAAATTCTTCCGGCAGACTTTCAATGAGGTCTTTCAATGTTTTGTAATAAATATATTTTTTATGATTTGTGGTATGAACTTCTACATAATTTCCGAGACCTTTGATGACATTAATATCTTTAAAAAAAAGCTTGACCAGCTTTTTATCTGTTTTAATAAAGGCAAACGTCCGGTTCTCTATCATTTAAAAATATTTTACAGCACTCTTTGGGCATGAAGATAGGCCTTATTCCAGTACTTTTCGTTCAGGGATGAAATCATTACTCCTTTTGAGGTAGAAGCATGGATGAACTTTACTTCTCCGTCAGGACCAATATCATGAACAATTCCTACGTGAGAGACTCTGCTTCCTCCCGCGGTTGCAAAAAACAAAAGATCACCGGGTTTTACGTCTTTGATATCAATATTTTTCCCGGCTTCAGCCTGATCAGAAGATCTTCTTGGAAGGTTGAAATCGTTTTCTTCAAATACTTTTACAGTAAATCCGGAACAGTCAAATCCTGATGATGTATTTCCTCCGAATTTGTACGGAGTTCCGATGTATTTTTCAGCATCCTTCAGAATATCACTGATAGACCTCGATACGTTGCCATCAAATTTTGAATCCAGTTTTCTGAGGTTCTCAGATTTAGCAACTGTTTTCGTATTTGATTTTTTATTTGTGGCACTTTTGGAGGATCCACAGGAAACTACAAAAACAGATGCTGCCAGTACAACAACCATCTGCTTTATTTTCATTTTTTGTTGAAATAATTCCGTTCCCATACTCTTCTGATTTATAATTAATTAACAAAACACATTACAAATATACATTTTATATTTTAATTATAATATAACTATACTACAACTATATTATAAATATATGTTAAAATTTTGTTTTCAAGTATTTATTGGTATATTTGATCTCTATTTTGAAGATATGGCAACATATGAAAGTCTTATTACAATCACGGGTGCTGTAGGCGACCTTGTATTTTATAATCTGAACGGTAAAAATGTGGTTCGGAAGAAAAGCGGGTTCAATAAAGTTGCTTTTAAAAAAAGTCCGTCGTATGAGAAAGTAAGACAGAACAGTTCTGAATTCGGGCACTGCTCCAAAATTGGGAAGATAATCCGGAAAAGTCTGGAAGTATATATTAAAGAAGCAGGTGATCCCCTCCTCTACCAGAAGTTCGCAAAGCTGATGACGGCTATTAAAGATTTGGATATAATCTCCGAAAGAGGAAAAAGAACGGTTGAAAATGGGTTCAAAACTGAAGAAGGAAAAAAACTATTGAGAGAATTTCAACTGGGTAGAGTCAATAATATTTCTGATTGCGTTAGAATTGAAGGTCAGGTTCTTTATAAAAATGATCGTTGTACGTCAGACCTTGCAGTGATTTTAACTTTGAAATTAGATTCTCAAAATTACAGCGTAGAAAGTAATGAAGAAATAATCAACTGGAATCAGCAACAGCAAAGACCTTTTAAAAAGTATTTTTCTGAGGATGATCTTCTGCTCTATTTTGTAGTATTGAAAAATGAAAATGATAATATTACCCACATGGGATTTGTTTAAATAAAAAAAAGTCTGCAGTAGATTCTGCAGACTTTCTTATTTTATTTCTTCTCTCCTTTCCAGCTCCCTGACTTTGCAGGTGTAGGAAGTGAGTTGGACCAGTTTCCGTTTCCTTTTTTTTCTGTCGTTAACGTTCCTTTAAAATCTCCTTGTGAAGGAAGTCCTACTCTTGCGTTAAGATCTCCTGTCTCACTTAAATTGCCGGTAATACTATAGTTTTCATTATTAACATCGGAATGCATTGTTCCTACCACTTTACCACTCTCATCTACCACGAAGTTCCAAACTCCTTTATCATTTCCTTCATAAGAACCTGACCATGTTCCTACATAATCATAGATCGTATCATCATTAGAGCTGCAGCCGATAAATAAAAACGCCGTTAATAAAAGTAAAAAAAGTTTCTTCATAGTTTCAGTAGTTTTATAACCTAAAATCCTGTTATTCTCTATGTACTTCCCTCCTAAAAAATCCGTCACAGAGAATAGTGCTTAATATTTATTATTTTTTTGTTCCGTGCAAATCTACTAATTTTTTCATTCAAATTATCTGAATTTTAATTTGCGTCCAATATGTTTATTAAAAAGCAACATATTTCGGCTAAAATACAAATATTTTTCAAACAAATACAAGGTGTATAAATTTTGAGTTATTTAGAAAGTGATCCCTGAAACCTGATATTAATCTATTCAATATCCGTTTACAATTAGTTTATATCAGA of the Chryseobacterium viscerum genome contains:
- the hisD gene encoding histidinol dehydrogenase, whose product is MKIYRYPTQSTWKDLVKRPVLEQKEISGLIAEIFTEVDKNGDKALIEFNRKFDKADTQKIKVSDAEIQEAEKQINDELKQAIKQAKENISTFHASQKQEIQKIETTKGVVCWRENRAVEKVGIYIPGGTAPLFSTVLMLAVPANLAGCKEIVLCTPPDKNGNVNPAILYAAKLCGVSEIFKTGGAQAVAAMTFGTESIPAVYKIFGPGNQFVVAAKEYAQRYGIAIDMPAGPSEVLVIADEQAVPEFCAADLLSQAEHGSDSQVVFITTDLKVFEETIEAVDKQIRDLPRNEFAAQALENSSFILANSLEEALEFSNLYAPEHLILAINDFEKYIPMVQNAGSVFLGNYSCESAGDYASGTNHTLPTNAYAKNYSGVSLDSFVKKITFQHLSKEGLQNLGKTIELMAEAEGLFAHKNAVSIRLK
- the hisG gene encoding ATP phosphoribosyltransferase: MSKLKIAIQKSGRLYEESLQLLKDCGIFVNNGKDQLKVSVDNFPMEIMYLRNSDIPQYLEDGVVDVAILGENLLIEKGKNITTIQKLGFSKCRVSLAVPKEVETDEISYFQGKKIATSYPNTLKSFLEKKGIVSDIHVISGSVEIAPNIGLADGICDIVSSGSTLFKNGLRETVTLLKSEAVLAQTPQLSAEKEVILEKFVFRIKAVLKAKNSKYILMNVPNEKIQKVAEVLPVLKSPTVIPLAEEGWSSIHSVIDEERFWEVIDELKENGAQDILIIPIDKMVI
- a CDS encoding glycosyltransferase family 4 protein; this translates as MKIAFDAKRFFHNTSGLGNYSRDLVRILSEYEPENEYLLLNKNKSERGKDILERPNVHFIETSKGNLSRQLKMGKDAQKQGADIFHGLSGELPLKWDPKPIKKVVTIHDLIFVRYPQYYSFFDRKIHFWKFKKAADTADKIIAISEQTKRDIIQYLKIPEAKIEVIYQGCHHAFKEQQPPQLMMAVKEKFKLPERFVLNVGTIEDRKNLLNVVKALSGTEIPLVVVGRKTKYYQKIERFLKKNKMEKQVLFLEGVSMDELACLYKLADIFVYPSFFEGFGIPVIEALFSKTVVVTSNTSCLPEAGGKDSMYVNPDNDLDIRAKLKFLWENESERKRREEKGFEFVQKFNDEPIAEELMNFYQKII
- a CDS encoding polysaccharide deacetylase family protein, with amino-acid sequence MVLLSFDIEEFDMPLEYKGEIPFEKQISISQTGLERILDILKKYNAKATFFSTVVFAENSRHLIERLLNEGHELASHTWFHSEFENKHLKESRERLEELFSTKVTGLRMPRMMPVNEKEVEKAGYSYNSSINPTFLPGRYNNLKVSRTYFKEGNVTQVPASVSPNFRIPLFWLSFHNFPLFFYKKLASDSLKKDKYLNIYFHPWEFAEIKDEAFKLPGFTVKNSGKDMVERFDSFVGWLKQKGHTFGTFQEFQKQIQR
- a CDS encoding glycosyltransferase family 2 protein: MKKISIVIPAYNEEGNVAMIHQKIKEVFDGLSSYDFEIIFVNDGSRDNTQQKLEDLSSQYDEVKFIEFSRNFGHQPAVKAGMDNAQGNAVISMDGDLQHPPELIPEMIQKWEEGYDVVFTFRTYPKEISFFKRKTSDLFYKLLSSLSDVNLTKGGGSDFRLLDARAVDVMRNFNEDDLFLRGLTSWMGFKQIGIDFTAAERLSGRSSYNLKKMFTFAFTGITAFSVKPLYLAAYLGFLFSALSVIGYGTYVIHSFIAGTEISGWASLIMTIVFFGGLQLIILGIMGIYLGKIFKQVKDRPNYIIKNKNF
- a CDS encoding glycosyltransferase family 87 protein, with protein sequence MKEKFLKILLNPKYIFGVYLIISVVTAISKFLRGDYAINNYLIFKNVFFNTIHQKNLFIHYPDLYFDLNHYGVFFSALIAPFAMMPDWLGISLWNIANTFIFIYGIYKLPFSDSKKAIFGLLCLQEYITAALSLQFNVALTGLLLLSAVYIYERKEVKSVTAILIGIFVKIYGIVGLTQFFFIKNKTKFILSGVAIAVLFFVLPMAYSSPQFVIQCYSDWFQSIVEKNNENQVLGNMQDISLMGFVRRVLGDASISNLVFLAGGLPLFALPYIRIKQYKHYAFQLMILASTLLFLVLFSSSSESPTYIIAVVGVLIWFFLQKERTPLIIGLLVFVIIFTCFSTSDLFPKFVKENYIIKYSLKAVPCIVIWLRVTYELLTKDFEKNYSLN
- a CDS encoding 2,3,4,5-tetrahydropyridine-2,6-dicarboxylate N-succinyltransferase; translated protein: MSLQQTIENIWDNRELLQNEDSQKAIREVISLVDKGELRTAEPTENGWQVNEWVKKAVVMYFPIQKMETIEVGPFEFHDKMPLKRNYAEKGVRVVPHAVAREGAYIAPGVILMPSYVNIGAYVDSGTMVDTWATVGSCAQIGKNVHLSGGVGIGGVLEPLQAAPVIIEDDCFIGSRCIVVEGVHVEKEAVLGANVVLTASTKIIDVTGDTPIEIKGRVPARSVVIPGSYTKQYPAGEYQVPCALIIGQRKESTDKKTSLNDALRDNNVAV
- a CDS encoding methyltransferase family protein, which codes for MADFIRFFIPSYFMIFFLVSFVGISYKVAGQIGKSPNVLPKDDSAYGLVGFYFKLILFALFMYTILLLFFPEYMYDAFKINILEYDFFHYIGFVLMIVALIWVILAQLQMKNSWRIGIDSTTKTELVTHGLFRISRNPIFLGMTISLVGFFLVFPTVIAFSFLLMGNVLMQIQIRLEEEYLIKEHGEIYLTYKKRVNRMLSLY
- a CDS encoding DUF2255 family protein, translated to MNKENTLYYIKTNTIIGIKAGQKRSEFLEIWMVVVQDRVFARSWGLAERGWYNTFLENPDGEIQCGETIYPIKALIPQDINDLTEEINEAYLTKYNTGHNIPYSQGIIQEKHIAKTMEFIILD
- a CDS encoding LytR/AlgR family response regulator transcription factor, with amino-acid sequence MIENRTFAFIKTDKKLVKLFFKDINVIKGLGNYVEVHTTNHKKYIYYKTLKDLIESLPEEFMRVHNSYIVNLTNIESFEDNHLICGELKITVAKSYKDCLNSALNKMML
- a CDS encoding C40 family peptidase; the encoded protein is MGTELFQQKMKIKQMVVVLAASVFVVSCGSSKSATNKKSNTKTVAKSENLRKLDSKFDGNVSRSISDILKDAEKYIGTPYKFGGNTSSGFDCSGFTVKVFEENDFNLPRRSSDQAEAGKNIDIKDVKPGDLLFFATAGGSRVSHVGIVHDIGPDGEVKFIHASTSKGVMISSLNEKYWNKAYLHAQRVL